GCGCCCCAAGCGCAGCCCTCGGCGGCACCGTCGAGGAGCGTGACCGGCGTGGCGAAGGCGTCGGCGATCACCTGCCCGAGGGCCGGCGTCTTCGTCAGCCCGCCGGAGAGGATCACCTCGGTCCGCGGGAAGCCCTGGGCGTCGAGCAGGTCGCTCCCCTGGCGGAGGTTGAAGACCGTTGCCAGGAGCATCGCCTTGGCGACGTTGCCGGGGGTGGCGTTGCGTTCGTTGAGGCCGATCACCAGGGCGGTGCCGCCGCGCGACACCCCGAGCCCCGGCTCGTCGTCCTGGAACGGCAGCGCGAGGATCCCGCCGCAGTCGTCGGGGGCGGCCACGATCTCGGGCATCAGCGTTGCGAACGCGTCCCCTCCGCTCCCCGCGCCGGCCCGGCCGAACAGGTCGACGACGGTGTTCATCGGCGTCGTGCCGTTGCGGATCCACACCATGTTGATCGGCTTGCCGTCGGGAGCACAGAAGTGGTCGATCGCCCGGGCCACCCCCTGGAACGGCCGGTCGCCGACCGAGTTGGCGACGACGCTCGTGCCGTAGCTCAGCGCCACCTGACCGGCCGTGCCGATCAGCGAGCCGGCGAGGGCGGCCGACTGGTCCCCCTCGGCCGGAGCAACCGGGATGCCGGGAGGCAGGCCGAGCAGGGCGGCGCCATGGCCGTCGAGCACGCCCCCGTCGCCACCGGCGCGGCTTACCTCGGGGAGCAGTGCGCCGAGCGCGGGGAACGGTCCCCCGGGGACGGCGGCGGCGTGGCGCTCGTAGGCGGCGAGGCGCCGCGGGTCGTAGCCGAGCGTGGCCTGGTCGATGGGAAACATCCCCGCCGCATCGCCGATTCCCAGCCGCCACTGGCCGGTGAGACGCCGCGCCAGCCAGCCGGCGGGGGTCGTGAGCCGACCGGTCGCGCCCGCCAGATCGGGGCGGTTCCGCAGCGTCCACAGCCAGCGCGCGGCGGTGATCCGCTTGGGCATCTTCACGCCGAGCAACGCGGTCAGTTCCTCCCCCTCCGCTTCGTTGCGGCCGTCGCACCACAGCCGCGCGGGTGCCAGCGGCGTCGAGTCGGCGGCGCAGAGGACAGCGCCGTGCATCTGCCCGGCGATCCCGATCGCGGCCACGTCGACGGGGATGCCGCGGCGCGCCGCCGCGGCGCGGACGTCGGCCATCGCGGCGGCCAGGGCGTGCTCCCAGTCGGCCGGCGCCTGCTCGTAACACTCGGCGGCGAGGCCGGGAACCATGCCGTAGCCCGCCGAGCCGGTGGCGACGATCCGCAGCGCCGGGTCGGTGAGGATCACCGACAGTCCCTGGGTGCCGGCGTCGATGCCGAGGAAGCCTGCTGCCATCGGAGCCTCGCGGTGCGCGACGGGGATGCCACGATCGCCGGCCACGGCTCACGCCACGGCGGGCGACCGGCGGATCGACGCGGCGCGATGATACCAGGACGATCCGGCCGTCAGCCGTTCCAGCGGACCGCCGCCGACTCGCCGGGCCCGCGCGTCCCGCAGAACGCGACCTCGATCCCCAGCGCCCGCGCCGCCGCCGCCTTGGCCAGCGCACAGCGGTCGGCCGCCGCGGCGTCGGTGGCGTAGGCGACCTGGACGTGGTTGGCTTTGTGGCGTGCCATCATCTGGTCGCGCGACACGCCGTAGGTCACGGCATGCATGATCGGCCACTGCGGCGTGGTGGCGTCGAGGCGCCGGCGCGTCTCCCCGTCGGGGAGCCGGACCACCGCCGCCCGGCCGATGTCCATGCAGAGCTTCTCGGCAGGGCCGGTGCCGTCGACCCAGATCCGGCTCCAGACGATCTCCCCCGGTTTCGACACGCCGGCGAGCGTGCTGCCGCCGAGCCGGAAGTACATCGGCGGTTGCCGGTAGCCATGTGCTCCCTTCCACCCGCCGATGAAGTGTGCCGGCGGCGCGGCGCCCGAGATCTCGAACACCCAGACCCACTGGTCGGTGGAGTGGGACTGGTCCCAGTCGCCCCAGCGGATGTCGTGGAGCGTGTTCTCGACCGGCTCGCCGAGGGCCTCGTGGACGCGCTGCGTGAGCAGGCCGTCGAGGCCGGCGCACTCGTCGACCTCGTTGAAGTGGGTCAGCGGCCGCCCCTTGTGGAGGATCCGGCTCGACCCCTCGGCGGTGACCGGCGGGCGCTTCGAGTCGTTGAGCATCCCCTCGACAAGGTCGCTGGCGGGGAGCAGGTCCTTGAGGCCCTGCTGGTACTGGATCCCGACCAGGTCGCAGCCGAAGCGGTCGGCGAGGCGCAGCGTGGCGACGTACATCCGGCACTGCCACAGCACCTGCTCGCGGGAAAGGTCGGTGGCGTCGTTGCGGCCGAAGTGGAAGGTCATCCCCGCCTTCTCCAGCCAGCGGAACACCTCCTTGCCCTCCGCCTCGTTGACACGCGTCGTCTCGTGGTACAGCGCGCTTTGGCTGAGGCGTTCCTTGAACACGCCGGTGGCGTGGAGGAGGCGGTCGGGGATGATCGCGTTCTCCATTCCCATGCAGCCCTCGTCGAAGACCCCCATCAGCGCCTTGTGGTGGACGAGCGTGGCGGCGATCTGGCGGCCCAGCTGGTCGAGCTTGGGGGGCACGCGGACGGCGCCGATCGGCACGACGTGGCTGGTGTCGTGGTGGACCGTGCCCCGGTCGAGCCAGGCCTGGAGGTGGCGGGCGAAGCTCGGGCTGGCGAAGTCGTCGGCCCACAGCGTGGCGTAGGGCACGCCGGCCTTGGTGAGCGACCCGTTGAGGTTGAGCATCCCCACCAGCCCCGGCCACTGCCCCGACCAGTTGGCGACGGTGAGGATCGGGCCGGAATGGGTCGAGAGCCCGGGGAGGACGTGGTTCGAGTACTGCCACACCGCCTCGGCGACGACCAGCGGCGCTTCCGGATCGACATGGGCGAACACGTCGAGCCCCTCGCGCGCGCTGCCGATGAAGCCGTGGCCGCGCGCTTTGGAGACGGCGTGGCCGCGCACCAGTTTCCGTCCGGCGCGCGACAGCGCCGTGGCGAGGGCCGTCTCCATGTCGCGCTGGGCCGGCCAGCAGGTGCGGTTGGCCTCTTCACGGAGGTCGCCGCTGGCCACGAGGACCACGTCGGCGCGACTCGGCTTGGCGGACGTCGGGCGGGATTTGGTCGCCATCGGGTCACCCTGGGAGAACCGGATCGAACACGCGGGAGCCGATTGGAACCGGCCCCCGGGGCGAAACTATACTCACCGCCGCTCCGGGTCGGGACGGCGTCGGTCGGACCCCGGAGCGACCCCGTGGAGCTGCCCATCCATGCGTCGTGCCACCCGCATTCCCGTCTGGCTGTCGGCCGGCTGCGCCCTCGCAGCCTGGGGAATTCTCGCCGTCCTCCCCGGCGCCGCCCAGGAACCGGCCGCCGCGGCCCCCGCCCCGGCGCCGAACCTCCCGGCGTTCACCCGCTGGATCATCGCCGCCGACTACACGCGCGACGGGGCGCAGCTGGTCACCGCCGGTGGGGAGAGCCTCCTCTACCGCCCCGGCGACGTCGTCGTCTGGAATGCCGCCGACGGCAACCGGATCGGCGACCTCGCCGGCCACCCGACCGCTGTCTGGGCGGTGAAGGTGTCGAAGGACGGCAAGCTCGCGGCGACTGCCGGCTACGACGGCTTGGTCAAGCTCTGGGACCTGCCCGCGCGGGCCCTCAAGGCCGACCTCAAGAAGCACAAGGGATGGGTCCGGTCGCTCGATTTCTCCCCTGACGGCACCAAGCTGGCGACGGGTGGGGAGGATGGCACGGTCGTCGTGTGGGACACGGCCACGAACGCCGAAGTCCGGGCGATCACGGCCCATGCCGCGGCCACGACCTGCCTCGCCTTCTCCCCCGACGGGGCGACGCTGGCCACCGGCGGCGGCGACAAGCTCGTCAAACTGTGGAACGCCGCCGACGGCGCCGAGAAGGCGAAGCTCGAGGGGCACGGCGACGCCCTCTGGACGCTCGCCTGGTCGCCCGACGGCACGAAGATCGTCAGCGGCGGCGCCGACCGGACGGCGAAGCTGTGGAACACGGCCGACAACAAGGAGCTCGGCACGCTCGCCGGTCACAAGGACTGGGTCACCAGCGCCGCCTTCCTTCCCGACGGCAGCCGGCTGGCGACCGCCAGCCTCGACGGCGTCGTCAAGCTCTGGGACACCGCGTCGCGCGCGGAGCAGTATGGGCCGGAGGCGATCAAGTCGAGCCTCTGGACCGTGACCTTTTCCCCTGACGGCAAGTCGCTGTTCATCGGCAGCCACGCCGGCGGGCGAATCGTGCCGGTGCCGGAGCCGAAGCTCGTGCCCCCGCCGCCCCCCCCGCCGCCGCAGCCGCAGTGGGTGGCGCTGGTCCCGACCGCGTTCACCAGTGCGGCCGGCGCGACCGCGGCGATCGGCGCCGACGGCGTCGTGCTCGTCACCGGCAACCGTGCCAAGGACACCTACACGCTCAAGGCGGTCGTCCCCGCGGGTGGGAACCTCAAGGGTGTCAGGCTCGAGGCTCTGGCCGATGACACCCTGCCCGCGAAGGGACCGGGGCGGGCCGACAACGGGAACTTCGTCGTCAGCACGTTCGCCGTCCAATTCGGGCCCGCGGGGGGCGCGGAGACGCCGACCGCGGTCAAGTTCGCCGGCGCCAAGGCCGACTTCGAGCAGGAGAACTACGCCATCGCCGGCACGCTCGACGACAAGGCCGACAGCGGCTGGGCGATCGGCGGCGGGATCGGCGCCAATCACGTCGCCTCCTACGACCTGTCCACCGACGTGGTGGTTCCCGCCGGCAGCCCGCTGTCGATTTCGATCGACCAGCAGCACGCCGACGGCACCCACGCGCTGGGCAAGTTCCGCCTCCACCTCCTTCAGGAGGTTCCTCCGCCGGCTCCCGCGCCGCCGGCGGAGGCTCCCAAGCCCTGAGCGGTCTTCAGTGACGGTCCAGCGCCGTCCGCCGGCGCGAGAGCACGCGCCGACGGCTGCTAGGATGGACCGCCGATGGCGTGAGAGCGGAACCAGGAGGGATACGGCGATGGAGCGGCGTGGACTGCGGATTCCCGGTTGGTTCGTCGTCGCGGGGGCCGGCTTCGTGGCCGGCGTCGCGTGCTGCGTGGGGCCGCGACTCCGGTCGCCCGAAACGCTGCCGGCGGTGCGCGCCGCCTCGAGCCTCGCCGAAGGCTCGTTCGCGACCTGCACGGTGCCGCTCGACGGCTTCGAGGGGCTGTTCCTCCTCGACTTCGAGACCGGCGACCTGTCCGGCGGGATTCTCAAACCGGCGACGGGGAAGTTCACCGGCCTCTACAAGACCAACGTCCTCAAGGACCTGGGATTCAAGCCTGGTCAGGCGAAGAACCCCAAGTTCCTCCTCGTGTCGGGAATCGCCAACGTCACCCGTCTCGGGCCGCTCACGCTGTCGCCGTCGGCGTTGTTCGTCACCGACTCGGCGACCGGGACCACGGTGGCGTACGGCATTCCGTCGCTGACCGCGCCGGCTGCCGGGGCGTTTGCGGAGTTGGTGCGGCTCGACGTCGTCAATCCGCGCGGTGGTGGCAAGACCCGATGAGCGGTGCCATAGAGCCGGAGCGCGGCCCGTCCGACGCCGCCGAGCCACGCGGCCGATCACCTGCCGACGGCCAGTCGGTGGTGACCGTCAACGGCACGCCCCGCACCGTGCCGGCCGGGGCCACCGCCCACGACCTGGTGGTGGCGCTCGGGCTGGCCGGGCGACCGCTGGCCGTCGAGATCGACGGGCGCGTCGTGCCCCGGGCACGGCTCGCCGGCTGTATGCTGGAATCCGGCAGCGTGATCGAGATCGTGACCCTCGTCGGCGGCGGCTGAGCCGCCGGGACCTTCCATGGCCGTCGGCCCCGTGCCCGTCGTCGATGCCGCGCTGGCCGACCGGCCACTCCGCGTCGCCGGCCTCACGCTTGCCAGCCGCCTCGTGGTCGGCACCGGCAAGTATCCGTCGATGGCGTCGATGGTCCGCTGCCTGGAGGCGGCCGGGGCCGATTGCGTGACGGTGGCGGTCCGCCGCGAGCGGCTCGTCACCGCCGCCGGCGAGAACATCCTCGAATTCCTCGACCCTGCCCGGTACACGCTCCTCCCCAACACCGCCGGCTGCTACAGCGCCGACGATGCCGTCCGCGTCGCGCGGCTCGGCCGCGAACTGCTCCGCGATCTCGGCAACCCCGGCGCCGAGTGGGTCAAGCTCGAGGTCCTCGGCGACCCGAAGACGTTGCTCCCCGATCCGGTCGGGACCCTCGAGGCGACCGCCCGTCTCGTCGCCGACGGGTTCGCGGTGCTCGTCTACACCAGCGACGATCCGGTGGTCGCCCGGCGCCTCAAGGCGGCCGGCGCCGCCAGCGTGATGCCCGCCGGCAGCCCGATCGGCTCGGGGCAGGGGATCCTCAATCCCGCCAACCTGCGGATCTGCCTGGAGTTCCTCAAGGGGGACGACCCCGACTACCCGGTGATCGTCGATGCCGGTGTCGGCACCGCCAGCGACGTCGCGGCCGCGATGGAGCTCGGGGTCGACGGGGTGCTCCTCAACACCGCCATCGCGCTGGCCGCCGAGCCGGAGCGGATGGCCCACGCGATGCGCGCCGCCTGCTTCGCCGGGCGCCAGGCGTTTTTGGCCGGGCGAATCCCCCGGCGCCTCTACGCCTCGGCCTCGAGCCCCGTCGAAGGGGTGATCGGCACTCCGCGGCGCGCGGAGTGAAGCCGATGCTCGCGCGCCGCGTGATCCCCTGCCTCGACGTCGACCGGGGGCGCGTCGTCAAAGGGACGCGGTTCGTCGATCTCGTCGACGCCGGGGATCCGGTCGCCGTCGCGGCGCGTTACGAGGCCGAGGGGGCGGACGAGCTGGTGTTCCTCGACATCACCGCCAGCCACGAAGGCCGCGCGATCATGCTCGACGTCGTCCGCCGCGTCGCCGAGAGCGTGTTCATGCCGTTCACCGTCGGCGGCGGGATCCGCACGCTCGACGACGCCTGCCGCCTCGTCCAAGCCGGTGCCGAGAAGGTGAGCATCAATTCGGCCGCCGTCCGCACCCCGGACCTGATCGCGGCGGTCGCCGACCGGCTCGGGAGCTGTGCGACGGTCGTCAACATCGATCCGAAGCGGGTCCGCCGCGGCGACGGCAGCGAGGCCTGGGAGGTGTTCATCTCCGGCGGCCGCGAGCCGACCGGCCTCGACGCGGTGTCATGGGCGCGGCGCGTCGAACAGCTCGGTGCCGGGGAGATCGTCCTCACCTGCATGGACCGCGACGGCACGCGCGACGGCTACGATCTGGAGATCACCGCCGCGGTCAGCCGGGCGGTGCGGATCCCGGTCGTCGCCAGCGGCGGCGCCGGCGCCCCCGAGCACCTCGCTGCGGCGGTGACCGAGGGAGGGGCGGATGCGGCGCTGGCCGCTGGAATCTTCCATTTCGGGCAGTGTACGATCCGGGACGTCAAGGAACTGTTCCTGGCCCGGGGGATTCCCGTCCGTCCGCCCGCCGCACCCTAGAGGTGCGGGCAATACGTCATCCTCGTTGGGATCACCGTCCGATGGCGACGATCGACAGTGCGACTGCGTCAGCCCCTGCACCGGCCACCCCATCCGTGGCCGAGATCCCGGCCCAGCCGGCAGCCGAGGCCGCGTCCGAGAAGCCGGTCGCCAGCGGCGGCCGCCCGCGGCTCGAGATCGACCGGCTGTTCGAGGCGCTGGTGAAGCTGATGGGTAGCGACCTCCACCTCAAGGTCGGCCAGCCACCGATCGTCCGCGTGAAGGGGGCCTTGCAGCCGCTCAAGGCGCCGAAGATCGAGGACGAGCAGATGCGGCGGCTGTGCCTGCCGATGCTCGACGAGCGCCAGCGGCGGATCCTCGAGAACGACGGCGGCTGCGACTTCGCCTACACCGTGCCGGTCGACGGCGTCCGCTGGCGGTTCCGTGTCAACCTGCTCCATCAGCAGGGGGCGATGGGGCTGGTGGCGCGGCGCGTCAACAACACGATCCCCGACTTCAAGGGGCTGTTCCTGCCGACGTCGATCGAGCGGCTCTGCCAGCTCGATCAAGGCATGGTGTTGCTCGCCGGCGTCACCGGCTCCGGCAAGAGCACCACGATCGGCTCGATGCTCAACTACATCAACAAGAACTACCGCAAGCACATCCTCACGCTCGAGGACCCGATCGAGTTCGTGTTCACCGAGGACAAGTGCCTGATCAACCAGCGCGAGATCGGCCAGGACGTCAAGAACTTCGAGATCGGGATGAAGCACGCCGTCCGCGAGGACCCCGACATCATCCTCGTCGGCGAGATGCGCGACGTGGAAACCTTCAAGACTGCGATCCACGCCGCCGAGACCGGACATTTGGTATTCGGTACGATCCACGCCGCGAGTGCCCCGAGCACGATCGGCCGGATCCTCGACCTGTTTCCACAGGAAGAGCACGCCGCGATCCGCAGCGCGATCGCCTTCAACATGAAGGGGATCATCGCCCAGAAGCTCCTCAAGAGCATCCGCCCCGGCGTCAGCCGGGTGCCGATCTGCGAGGTGCTGTACTTCGACGTGCTGGTACGGAAGTACGTCCTCGAAGAGCAGGAGCACCTGATCGCCGACCACATCAAGAAGTCAGCGAAGGACGGCATGCAGGATTTCACGGCGAGCCTCAAGTCGCTCATCGACCAGCAACTCATCGATCGCAACGACGCGCTCGAGATCGCCCCCAACCGCGAGGCGCTGATGATGGCCCTCAAGGGGATCGGTGTCTCGTGATGCGGGGCCGTTGCCTCCCGGCAGTGCTCGTCGTCGCCTTCCACGCGGCCGTGACCGGTGGCGCGATCGCCCGCGCCGACGACGGCTGGCCCGTGCCCAGCCCGGAGTGGCTCGACCGGCCGGCTGGCGGTGGGCTGGCGATCCTGCCCTTGGTGACGTGGTGGCTGTTGGTCCTCTGCTGGACCGCGTCCTCCGACTGGGTGACGCGCGACGCCTCGAAGCGCAACATCCAGCCCAACCTCTGGGGCGCGGTGACGACGGTCCCGTTCTTCCTCACCGCGCTTGTCGCTTGGCTCGTCCCCTCGGCGATCATCGGCCAGGTACTGATGGGGCTGGGCTGGCTGGTGCCGCTGTTCGTCTATGCCGGGCGGCGGAACGCCAAGCTCAAGGAGTCGGAGAAGATCCTCACCGTCGGCCATGCCCGCCGGGCACTGGCCGGGGTCTTGGGCCGGTTCGGGATCCACATGGAGGTCGGCGACGAGCCGGCCGACGCCCTCCCGGCGATCACCCTGCTGCCGGTCGGGGGCAAGGACGAGGCCGATAACAAGGCCCGCTCGGAGGCGGCGGCGGCCACTCCCGGGATCGAGGAGACGAAGAAGATCCTTCAACAGGCCGTCGCGGCACGGGCCTCGACGCTGCTTCTCGAGTGGGGGCCGTCGGTCGTCAACCTCCGCAACGAGGTCGACGGGGTGTGGATGCCGCAGCGGGTGTTCAAGAGCAAGGGGGGGCGGAAGACGGGCGAGGTGTGGGCCGACGCCCCGCCGCTCGAGCGGCCAGTGGCCGACGCGATCGCCGTCACCCTCAAGACGCTCACCGGCCACGAGCCGAAGGAGCGGCGTGGCCAGCTCTCGGGGACCTTCGCCGTGCTGTCCGACGGCAAGCCGCGGAACTGCCGGTTGACCGTCCGCTCGGCCCACGGCGGCGAACAGATGCTCGTGCAGATCGAGTCTCCGGCACTGCTGTTCAAGGGCTACGACGACCTCGGCGTCCCGAAGCCGATCGCCGAGCGGCTCCGTGAGTTGCTGGCGCTGGAGAAGGGCGTGCTGCTGGTGTCGTCGCCGCGCGGCAACGGCCTGTCGACCACCTTCGACGTCGTCGTCCTCGCCTGCGACCGGCTCCTCCGGGACTTCATCTCCATCGAGGACGCCGCCGCCCCGCCGCGCGAGATCCAGAACGTCAAGCCGGTCCGCTACGACGCCCGCTCGGGGACGACGCCCGTCGCCGCCCTCGAGACGGCGATGCGCGAATACCCGCGCGGGATCGTGACCCGTGACCTGACCGACAAGGATCTGGCGGTCAAGTTGCTCGAGCTCGCCGACGACTCGCAGATGGTGATCATCAGCCTCCGGGCCAACGACGCCGTCGACGCCGTAGCCCGGCTCGCCGCCGCCGGTGTTCCCGCCGACCTCTTCGCCCGGACGCTGATCGGATCGCTGTCGCAGCGGCTGGTGCGGAAGCTGTGCCCGAAGTGCCGGGAGCAATTCGTGCCGCAGCCCGACCTGCTGGCAAAGCTGAAGAAGACACCCGAGGAGTTGCCGTTCCTCAAGAAGCCCAGCGAGCACGGCTGCCGGCTGTGCGGGGGCAGCGCCTACTTCGGCCGGACGGCAATCTTCGAGCTGGCCTCGGGCCCGACCCTGCGGCAGGCGGTCGCCAAGAAGGTCGATGCCGCCACGCTCCGCCGCGCGGCGGAGAAGGACGGCCTCCAGCCGATGCGCGACGAGGGGCTGCGGTTGGTGCTCGAGAACGTCACGGGGCTCGAGGAGTTGCAGCGCGTGTTCGCCGCGAAGTCCTGAACTGCCGGAAAGCAGCCATGATCGTCACCATCCTCCTCGCGATCGTGTTCCTCGCCGTCACCCTCGTGCTCGTCCGCGAGGGGCTGTGGAGCGCGATGGTGATTTTCCTCAACCTCCTCGCGGCGACGACCGCGGCCACCGCCTGGTACCCGGTCGTCGCGAACTTCGCCGACGGCCATCTGCCGACCTTCACCTACCTGATCGATTTCCTCGCCTGGTGGGGATTGTTCGCGCTGGTGCTCCTGGTGATGCGCGAGGTCACCGACCGGCTGTCGCGGACCAAGGTCAAGTTCGTCAAGCAGGTCGAGCTGGGCGGCAGCGCGCTGGTCGGGATGATGGCCGGGTGGTTGATGGTCTGCTTCACCGCGGCCTCCCTCCACACCGCCGCGGTGCCGCGCGATCTCGTCCAGCCGACCCCCGAATCGACGATGTTCCTCGGGTTCGCCCCCGACAGGAAATGGCTCGCCTGGACGCGGTTTTCCACCGAGCACGGTCCGTTCGGCAGGCCCGGCGCGAACCGGGCCGACGTCTTCGATCGTGACGCGCGGTTCATCCTCGCCTACGGCGACCGCCGGGCGGCGCTGGAGCGGGCCGAGGGGCTGCGGGTCAACCGGGAGTAAGCGGCCGTGGTGGACGAATCGGGTGACTACCGGCCGGTAAGCTGGCTGGCCGTGGCCGCCGCCATCGGCGGGATCGTGTCGGCGATCGCCCTCCTCGGTCCGCTGTTCTGGGTGGTGCCGCTGCTGGCCACGCTCTTGGCACTGGTGGCCCTGGCCGATGTCGGCCGGGACGGCGCCACGAAGGTCGGGCGCTGGGCGGCGCTGGCGGGATTGTTCCTCGCCATCGGATTCGCTTCCCAGGCGATCTCCGGGCATCTGGTCGGGCGCTGGGTGGCCGGTCGCCGGGCCGAGGCGACCGTGCGGCACTGGGTGGCGACCGTCCAGCAGGGTAACGTCACCGATGCGGCGAAGATGCTCGACGCAGGCGCGATCGACCGTGGCCCGATGATGCCCGGGTCGCTCGACGAGCCGCTCGAGGCGCTGCTCGCCAAGCATCCGGTGGCGGCGGCGATCCGCGACTGCGGCCCTGGCGCAACGCCGAGCGTGGTCATCGAGGGCACGATGCCCGAGGATGCGCGGTTGTGGGTGGCGGCTGTCAGGCTCGGACCGTGCGGCGGCGCGACGGGCGGCGAGGTGAAGGCACGGATGATCCTCCGTAGCCTGCCGCTGACGCGCAAAGGCCGGGTCTACGATTCCTGGCAGGTGTTCAAGCTCGCCGACCCCCGCGCTGCCGGGCTCCCGGGCGGGTGAACGTGCCGGCTCCCGTCGCGCTCAGGCGTCGCGCGACGAGAAGCAGCGGGCGGCGTCGATGCCATCGGCACCGGCGGCGAGCATCGCGAGGCGATCGAAGCCGAGGGCGGCGCCGGTTCCCCTGGGCATGTCGGCGCCGTGGGCGGCGAGGAGCCGCTGCGGGACGGGAAGGGGTTCCCGACCGCTGGCAGCGCGGGTCCGGTTGGCCGAGTCGATGCGCCGGGCCAGTTCCTCGCGCGACGGTTCCTCCTCCCAGCCGTTTGCCAACTCGACGCCGGCGACGAACAGTTCGAAGCGCAGTGCCCGACGCGGATCGGCGGGATCGAGCCGGGCCAGCGCCCCCTGGCTCGCCGGCCAGCCCTCGAGGAGGGTTGGCCGGTCATGGCCGAGCCGCGGGGCGACCGCCTCGGCGAGCAGCAGTTCGAACCAGCCGTCGCCGTCGGGGGCGTGACCGTGGGGGGCGGCGATGCCCAGCCGCGCCGCGGCCGCTTCCCAGTCGGCGGGCGTGGCCGTGAACGGATCGACGCCGGCATGATGGCCGAACGCCTCGGCGCAGCCGATCCGCTCGATTCCCGCCGTTTCCAACGCGGTCGTGCACAGCGCCGCGACCAGTTCGGCCGAGTCGTCGAGCGTGGTGCCGGGGGCGTACCACTCGAGCAGCACGAACTCGACGTCGTGGCGGGCGCCCCGCTCACCGGCGCGGAACGCGCGGGCGAACTGGTAGATCGGTCCCGCGCCCCGCGCCAGCAGCCGCTTCATGAGGGCTTCGGGGCTGGTCTGGAGGTAGGCCGGCGCCGCCCCGGGCCCGTCGGGGTGGAGGACGAACGGATCGATGTGGGCTTCGGGCACGACCTCGGCGGAGAGCACCGGCGTGTCGACCTCGACGAAGCCGCGCTCGTCGAACAACCGGCGCAGCGCGGCGCGCAGGGCGGCGCGGCGGCGGAGCAGGTCGTGGGTTTCAGACGCGGAACGCGGGCCGTCGCGCACCGGGCGCTCCTCTCAGGCCGGCACCGTGGCCGGCACGGGTGCCCGGTAGACCATCACCGGGCAGGGTGCGCGGCGGACGACCGCCTCGGCGACGCTTCCCATCAGGAGGCGCAGCATGCCGGTTCGGCCATGGGTGCCGATGACGATCAATTCGACCCCCTCGTCACCGGCGATCCTGACGATTTCCGCCGCCGGATCGCCGATCCCCATCCGGTGCGTGAAGGGGACGTCGGGCGCGGCGGGCTTGACGGCCTCGAGCATCGCCTGGATCCGCGCCGAATCGGGCTCGGGGATCCCGTAATAGAGCTCGCCCCCCCCGTAGGCGAGCGGCGGCTCCTCGACGTGGACGATGAGCAAGCGCGCACCCGCCTGGCGGGCCAGGGCCTCGGCGTGGTGCAGCGCCGCGTCGCTGGCGGTGGAAAAATCGGTGGCGAACAGGATCGTGCGCTGGGGCATGGCGACAGCCTCCCGGAGGGACGGGGCGGG
This is a stretch of genomic DNA from Planctomycetota bacterium. It encodes these proteins:
- a CDS encoding fucose isomerase; amino-acid sequence: MATKSRPTSAKPSRADVVLVASGDLREEANRTCWPAQRDMETALATALSRAGRKLVRGHAVSKARGHGFIGSAREGLDVFAHVDPEAPLVVAEAVWQYSNHVLPGLSTHSGPILTVANWSGQWPGLVGMLNLNGSLTKAGVPYATLWADDFASPSFARHLQAWLDRGTVHHDTSHVVPIGAVRVPPKLDQLGRQIAATLVHHKALMGVFDEGCMGMENAIIPDRLLHATGVFKERLSQSALYHETTRVNEAEGKEVFRWLEKAGMTFHFGRNDATDLSREQVLWQCRMYVATLRLADRFGCDLVGIQYQQGLKDLLPASDLVEGMLNDSKRPPVTAEGSSRILHKGRPLTHFNEVDECAGLDGLLTQRVHEALGEPVENTLHDIRWGDWDQSHSTDQWVWVFEISGAAPPAHFIGGWKGAHGYRQPPMYFRLGGSTLAGVSKPGEIVWSRIWVDGTGPAEKLCMDIGRAAVVRLPDGETRRRLDATTPQWPIMHAVTYGVSRDQMMARHKANHVQVAYATDAAAADRCALAKAAAARALGIEVAFCGTRGPGESAAVRWNG
- a CDS encoding WD40 repeat domain-containing protein, with translation MRRATRIPVWLSAGCALAAWGILAVLPGAAQEPAAAAPAPAPNLPAFTRWIIAADYTRDGAQLVTAGGESLLYRPGDVVVWNAADGNRIGDLAGHPTAVWAVKVSKDGKLAATAGYDGLVKLWDLPARALKADLKKHKGWVRSLDFSPDGTKLATGGEDGTVVVWDTATNAEVRAITAHAAATTCLAFSPDGATLATGGGDKLVKLWNAADGAEKAKLEGHGDALWTLAWSPDGTKIVSGGADRTAKLWNTADNKELGTLAGHKDWVTSAAFLPDGSRLATASLDGVVKLWDTASRAEQYGPEAIKSSLWTVTFSPDGKSLFIGSHAGGRIVPVPEPKLVPPPPPPPPQPQWVALVPTAFTSAAGATAAIGADGVVLVTGNRAKDTYTLKAVVPAGGNLKGVRLEALADDTLPAKGPGRADNGNFVVSTFAVQFGPAGGAETPTAVKFAGAKADFEQENYAIAGTLDDKADSGWAIGGGIGANHVASYDLSTDVVVPAGSPLSISIDQQHADGTHALGKFRLHLLQEVPPPAPAPPAEAPKP
- the thiS gene encoding sulfur carrier protein ThiS, whose protein sequence is MSGAIEPERGPSDAAEPRGRSPADGQSVVTVNGTPRTVPAGATAHDLVVALGLAGRPLAVEIDGRVVPRARLAGCMLESGSVIEIVTLVGGG
- a CDS encoding thiazole synthase, with amino-acid sequence MAVGPVPVVDAALADRPLRVAGLTLASRLVVGTGKYPSMASMVRCLEAAGADCVTVAVRRERLVTAAGENILEFLDPARYTLLPNTAGCYSADDAVRVARLGRELLRDLGNPGAEWVKLEVLGDPKTLLPDPVGTLEATARLVADGFAVLVYTSDDPVVARRLKAAGAASVMPAGSPIGSGQGILNPANLRICLEFLKGDDPDYPVIVDAGVGTASDVAAAMELGVDGVLLNTAIALAAEPERMAHAMRAACFAGRQAFLAGRIPRRLYASASSPVEGVIGTPRRAE
- the hisF gene encoding imidazole glycerol phosphate synthase subunit HisF, which translates into the protein MLARRVIPCLDVDRGRVVKGTRFVDLVDAGDPVAVAARYEAEGADELVFLDITASHEGRAIMLDVVRRVAESVFMPFTVGGGIRTLDDACRLVQAGAEKVSINSAAVRTPDLIAAVADRLGSCATVVNIDPKRVRRGDGSEAWEVFISGGREPTGLDAVSWARRVEQLGAGEIVLTCMDRDGTRDGYDLEITAAVSRAVRIPVVASGGAGAPEHLAAAVTEGGADAALAAGIFHFGQCTIRDVKELFLARGIPVRPPAAP
- a CDS encoding PilT/PilU family type 4a pilus ATPase; amino-acid sequence: MATIDSATASAPAPATPSVAEIPAQPAAEAASEKPVASGGRPRLEIDRLFEALVKLMGSDLHLKVGQPPIVRVKGALQPLKAPKIEDEQMRRLCLPMLDERQRRILENDGGCDFAYTVPVDGVRWRFRVNLLHQQGAMGLVARRVNNTIPDFKGLFLPTSIERLCQLDQGMVLLAGVTGSGKSTTIGSMLNYINKNYRKHILTLEDPIEFVFTEDKCLINQREIGQDVKNFEIGMKHAVREDPDIILVGEMRDVETFKTAIHAAETGHLVFGTIHAASAPSTIGRILDLFPQEEHAAIRSAIAFNMKGIIAQKLLKSIRPGVSRVPICEVLYFDVLVRKYVLEEQEHLIADHIKKSAKDGMQDFTASLKSLIDQQLIDRNDALEIAPNREALMMALKGIGVS